In Staphylococcus lloydii, the following proteins share a genomic window:
- a CDS encoding ribosomal-processing cysteine protease Prp, with product MITVDVALNSEGQVTDVIMDGHADHGDYGHDIVCAGASAVLFGSVNAIMGLTSEKPDIDYEEDGGHFHIRSVDTNNEQAQLILQAMLVSLQTIEEEYHENIRLNYK from the coding sequence ATGATTACTGTTGATGTAGCTTTAAATAGCGAAGGTCAAGTAACAGACGTAATTATGGACGGCCATGCAGATCATGGCGACTATGGTCATGACATAGTATGTGCAGGTGCTTCAGCCGTGCTATTCGGCAGTGTTAATGCTATTATGGGGTTAACATCTGAGAAACCGGATATAGATTATGAAGAAGACGGTGGTCATTTTCATATACGCAGTGTTGATACAAATAATGAACAGGCACAGTTAATTCTTCAAGCTATGTTAGTATCATTACAAACAATAGAAGAAGAATATCATGAGAATATTAGATTAAATTACAAGTGA
- the ruvB gene encoding Holliday junction branch migration DNA helicase RuvB: MDDRMVDQSLHEDETSFELSLRPKRIRQYIGQSSIKNNLEVFIKAAKLREEPLDHVLLFGPPGLGKTTLSNIIANEMEVNIRTISGPSIDRPGDLAAILSGLQPGDVLFIDEIHRLSSVVEEVLYSAMEDFFLDIVIGKGDEARSIRIDLPPFTLVGATTRAGSLTAPLRDRFGVQLRLEYYKDTELKEIIVRTAEVLGTSIDEDSAIELAKRSRGTPRVANRLLKRVRDFQQVNEDEHIYIETTKQALKLLQVDEEGLDYIDHKMMQCILDQYNGGPVGLDTIAVSIGEERVTIEDVYEPFLIQKGFIERTPRGRKATPYAHEHFRNKGKR, translated from the coding sequence GTGGATGACAGAATGGTTGATCAATCATTACATGAAGATGAAACATCATTTGAATTATCGTTACGACCAAAAAGAATACGTCAATATATTGGCCAATCTTCAATTAAAAATAATTTAGAAGTATTTATTAAAGCTGCTAAGTTAAGAGAAGAACCTTTAGATCATGTATTACTTTTCGGCCCCCCAGGTTTAGGAAAAACAACTTTGTCTAATATTATTGCCAATGAAATGGAAGTTAATATTAGAACAATTTCTGGCCCGTCTATCGATAGACCAGGAGATCTAGCAGCAATATTATCTGGGTTACAACCGGGTGATGTATTATTTATTGATGAAATTCACAGACTAAGTAGTGTAGTTGAAGAAGTTTTATATTCAGCAATGGAAGATTTCTTTTTAGATATAGTAATTGGTAAAGGCGATGAAGCTAGAAGTATTAGAATTGATTTGCCACCTTTCACTTTAGTAGGCGCGACTACGAGAGCAGGTAGTTTAACTGCGCCATTAAGAGATCGCTTTGGTGTGCAATTACGTTTGGAATATTATAAAGATACAGAACTTAAAGAAATTATAGTTAGAACGGCTGAAGTTTTAGGTACTTCTATAGATGAAGATAGTGCGATAGAGTTAGCTAAAAGAAGTCGTGGTACACCGCGTGTTGCGAATAGATTGTTAAAACGTGTTCGTGATTTTCAACAAGTTAATGAAGATGAGCATATATATATTGAAACTACGAAACAAGCATTGAAACTTTTACAAGTTGATGAAGAAGGTTTAGATTATATTGACCATAAAATGATGCAATGTATTTTAGATCAATATAATGGTGGCCCGGTTGGGTTAGACACTATTGCAGTTTCTATTGGCGAAGAACGCGTGACGATAGAAGATGTATATGAACCTTTCCTTATTCAAAAAGGCTTTATCGAGCGTACTCCTAGAGGACGTAAAGCAACACCTTATGCTCACGAACACTTTAGAAATAAAGGAAAGAGGTAG
- the mreC gene encoding rod shape-determining protein MreC: MSKFFKNNKLVVILCAIIIFISLIGISLRSQSQSHAEQYVGDSVSFGQRVVSYPVQFVTGYIDDLFMSNNDKKPSNKEKQLQAENERLKAENKKYKKELDVEDISKYDPISSTVISRNPDQWMNTLVINKGSKNGVKSNMAVMTSEGLVGRISKVNQFSSQVDLVSTNTRSNRLSVNIQHDGNNVFGLVDQYDAKNQELVISDINNKDKVKKGDKVVTSGLADQLPSNLYIGEVTKVENDKYGLSKEVKVKPAASLSDLNHVYVAKRDAQSVPDNESGVN, encoded by the coding sequence TTGTCGAAGTTTTTTAAAAATAACAAATTGGTTGTTATTTTATGTGCAATAATTATATTCATATCCTTAATTGGAATATCATTAAGGTCTCAATCTCAATCGCATGCTGAACAGTATGTTGGAGATTCAGTTTCATTTGGTCAACGCGTAGTTAGTTATCCTGTCCAATTCGTTACTGGCTATATTGATGATTTATTCATGAGCAATAATGATAAAAAGCCGTCGAATAAAGAAAAGCAATTACAGGCAGAAAATGAGCGTTTGAAAGCAGAAAATAAAAAATATAAAAAAGAATTGGATGTTGAGGATATTTCAAAGTACGATCCTATCTCAAGTACCGTTATTTCTAGAAATCCAGATCAATGGATGAATACTTTGGTTATTAATAAAGGTTCAAAAAACGGTGTTAAAAGTAATATGGCGGTTATGACGTCTGAAGGATTAGTAGGTAGAATTTCGAAGGTAAACCAATTTTCTTCACAAGTTGACTTAGTTTCTACGAATACACGTTCAAATCGTTTGTCTGTAAATATCCAGCATGATGGTAATAATGTATTTGGCCTAGTAGATCAATATGACGCCAAAAATCAAGAGTTAGTGATTTCTGATATTAATAATAAAGATAAAGTTAAAAAAGGCGATAAAGTCGTTACAAGTGGTTTAGCTGATCAATTACCAAGTAATTTATACATAGGTGAAGTTACTAAAGTTGAAAATGATAAATACGGACTTTCTAAAGAAGTTAAAGTTAAACCGGCAGCATCACTTTCAGACTTGAATCATGTTTATGTAGCAAAGAGAGATGCCCAATCCGTACCTGATAACGAAAGTGGTGTTAATTAA
- a CDS encoding LCP family protein: MKLTRKGKFFIIAGIILIIIVGYAAFKIIHLNAAIHDSNDNRVETKATKEKIKNSKPLSIAIFGVDSDANRAKENMGQRTDTILIASINPKTKKTKLISVPRDMDVQVPGVKGKQKIAHAYAFGGPQKAISTLKQQLNVPIDGYITVDMDGFEKMINIFDGVTVKSNATFSYNGSSFKKGKSVTLKGEKALNYVRSREQVGAGGDEGRTARQRQIIDALAKSASDSFNIFKLNKVLKVSEQNVKTDLSLNDLKTIYTDYKYSARSIEKISINGQNLIESDGIWYFEPDKTDLTNKIKAYKNNLK, from the coding sequence ATGAAACTAACAAGAAAAGGTAAGTTTTTTATTATTGCTGGTATTATTCTAATCATTATTGTAGGTTACGCTGCATTTAAAATTATTCATTTAAATGCGGCGATACATGATTCGAATGATAATCGTGTAGAAACAAAAGCGACTAAAGAAAAAATTAAAAATAGCAAGCCACTCTCTATAGCAATATTTGGCGTCGATTCCGATGCTAATCGCGCGAAAGAAAATATGGGTCAACGAACGGATACTATTTTAATCGCATCAATAAATCCCAAAACTAAGAAAACAAAACTTATTTCAGTACCACGTGACATGGACGTACAGGTACCAGGAGTAAAAGGAAAGCAGAAAATAGCACATGCTTATGCTTTTGGCGGACCACAAAAAGCTATTTCAACACTTAAGCAACAATTAAATGTACCAATTGATGGGTATATTACTGTCGATATGGATGGTTTTGAAAAAATGATTAATATATTCGATGGCGTTACCGTAAAAAGTAATGCAACTTTTAGTTATAACGGTTCAAGTTTTAAAAAAGGTAAGAGTGTGACGCTAAAAGGAGAAAAAGCATTAAATTATGTTAGAAGTAGAGAACAAGTTGGTGCAGGTGGAGATGAAGGACGTACTGCAAGGCAACGTCAAATTATCGATGCTTTAGCTAAATCTGCAAGTGATTCTTTCAATATTTTTAAATTAAATAAAGTGTTAAAGGTTAGTGAGCAAAATGTAAAAACTGATCTGAGTCTTAATGATTTAAAAACCATTTATACTGATTACAAATATAGTGCACGGTCGATTGAAAAAATATCAATTAATGGTCAAAATTTAATTGAATCTGATGGCATTTGGTATTTTGAACCTGACAAAACAGACCTTACAAATAAAATTAAGGCTTATAAAAATAATCTAAAGTAA
- the mreD gene encoding rod shape-determining protein MreD: MRVFYYFLIGVILFYIDTVIGLIIPMHIGNKDIIFVPHLTLMYLLIICVFRSFGVSIILAIVLGAITDLYFGSFYGLYLFGYILLVVIMDFFFKVFYRDNSMLFLIILLSTVVMEVYVALIYSVLGLVQFMFIDFILLRLIPTIILNLILLIMLYPLITKFFRKTQLKIDTNQR; this comes from the coding sequence ATGAGAGTATTTTACTACTTTTTAATTGGCGTTATTTTATTTTATATTGACACTGTCATTGGCTTAATTATTCCAATGCATATCGGAAACAAAGACATTATATTTGTCCCACATTTAACGTTAATGTACTTATTAATAATATGTGTATTTCGAAGTTTTGGCGTTTCGATTATATTAGCAATAGTGCTAGGTGCAATAACAGATCTTTATTTTGGTAGTTTTTATGGATTGTATTTGTTTGGTTACATTTTATTAGTCGTAATCATGGACTTCTTTTTCAAAGTCTTTTACCGAGATAATTCAATGCTCTTTTTAATTATATTGTTGAGTACAGTAGTGATGGAAGTTTATGTAGCATTAATATATTCGGTTTTAGGACTCGTACAATTCATGTTTATTGATTTTATTTTATTAAGATTAATACCAACGATTATTTTAAATTTAATATTATTAATAATGTTATATCCATTAATAACTAAATTTTTTAGAAAAACACAATTGAAGATTGACACCAATCAGCGCTAA
- the radC gene encoding RadC family protein encodes MNIKDLANSEKPRERLLEKGEKYLSNAELIAILLNTGRKGSSSLDIANELLNKVTHIKHLQQMSIFDLKAIKGIGLYKAIVLKAAFELGIRMHSGSIESQVKVKKPADVANYLMGEMQHLPQEHFVALFLNSKNIIIKQKTIFKGTLNSSIIHPREIFCEAIKWSSHAIIVAHNHPSGDVTPSTEDIKTTQRLIECGEIIGIGLLDHIIIGHNSYLSLVENGYIE; translated from the coding sequence TTGAATATTAAAGATTTAGCCAATTCTGAAAAACCTAGAGAAAGGTTATTAGAAAAAGGAGAAAAATATTTATCAAATGCTGAACTTATAGCAATTCTACTGAATACAGGTAGAAAGGGAAGTTCAAGTTTAGATATTGCAAATGAATTGTTAAATAAAGTAACTCATATAAAACATTTACAACAAATGTCTATATTCGATTTAAAAGCAATAAAAGGTATCGGTTTATACAAAGCGATTGTACTGAAAGCGGCATTTGAACTTGGAATTAGAATGCACTCTGGAAGTATAGAGTCACAAGTGAAAGTTAAAAAACCTGCGGACGTAGCAAACTATTTAATGGGGGAAATGCAACATCTACCACAAGAGCATTTTGTAGCGTTATTTTTAAACTCTAAAAATATTATCATTAAACAGAAAACAATATTTAAAGGAACTTTAAATTCTTCAATCATCCATCCACGTGAAATATTTTGTGAAGCTATAAAATGGTCAAGTCATGCAATTATAGTAGCCCATAACCATCCATCTGGAGATGTGACACCTTCAACTGAAGATATAAAAACAACTCAGCGATTAATTGAATGTGGTGAAATTATAGGAATAGGGCTATTAGATCATATTATTATTGGACATAATAGCTATTTAAGTTTAGTAGAGAACGGTTATATTGAATAG
- the queA gene encoding tRNA preQ1(34) S-adenosylmethionine ribosyltransferase-isomerase QueA, translating into MDIEDFDYHLPEELIAQTPLKDRDQSRLLVLGKKSGEIDHRHFKDVIDYFKQGDTLVLNDTRVMPARLFGIKEETGAKVEMLMLTQLEGNDWEVLLKPAKRIQIGDKLNFGEGKIIAECIETLNQGGRIMRLHFEGILQERLDELGEMPLPPYIKERLDDPERYQTVYAKEIGSAAAPTAGLHFTDELLSQIKQKGVNVAFITLHVGLGTFRPVSVDNIDEHEMHSEYYQMTQETADLLNATKENGGRIISVGTTSTRTLETIRQNNSQFVAESGWTDIFIYPGFDFKGVDGLITNFHLPKSTLVMLVSAFSSRENILNAYNQAVAEQYRFFSFGDAMLII; encoded by the coding sequence TTGGATATTGAAGATTTTGATTATCATTTGCCTGAAGAGTTGATTGCACAAACACCGTTGAAAGATAGAGACCAAAGTCGTTTATTAGTACTGGGTAAAAAGTCGGGTGAGATTGATCACCGTCACTTTAAAGACGTTATAGATTACTTTAAACAAGGTGATACTTTAGTACTAAACGATACAAGAGTGATGCCTGCCCGATTATTCGGTATTAAAGAAGAAACTGGTGCTAAAGTAGAAATGTTAATGCTTACTCAATTAGAAGGAAATGATTGGGAAGTATTGTTGAAACCTGCCAAAAGAATTCAAATAGGTGATAAATTAAACTTTGGCGAGGGTAAAATCATTGCAGAATGTATCGAAACATTGAACCAAGGCGGACGTATTATGCGTCTTCATTTTGAAGGTATATTACAAGAGCGTTTAGATGAATTAGGCGAAATGCCTTTACCACCATATATAAAAGAACGACTCGATGACCCAGAACGTTATCAAACTGTTTATGCCAAAGAAATTGGTTCGGCTGCAGCACCTACTGCCGGTCTTCATTTTACCGATGAATTATTATCACAAATAAAGCAAAAAGGTGTAAATGTTGCGTTTATTACTTTACATGTAGGATTGGGAACATTTAGGCCCGTAAGTGTAGACAATATAGATGAGCATGAAATGCATAGCGAATATTACCAAATGACACAGGAAACTGCTGACTTATTAAATGCTACGAAAGAGAATGGCGGTCGTATCATTTCTGTAGGGACTACCTCAACTAGAACTTTAGAAACTATTCGTCAAAACAATAGTCAGTTTGTAGCGGAAAGTGGATGGACGGATATATTTATCTATCCAGGATTTGATTTTAAAGGTGTGGATGGTTTAATAACAAATTTCCACCTACCAAAATCGACGCTCGTAATGTTAGTATCAGCATTTAGTTCAAGAGAAAATATTTTAAATGCTTATAACCAAGCAGTAGCTGAACAATATAGATTTTTCAGTTTTGGCGATGCAATGTTAATTATTTAG
- the rplU gene encoding 50S ribosomal protein L21: MFAIIETGGKQIKVEEGQEIFVEKLDVNEGEAFTFDKVLFVGGDSVKVGAPTVEGATVNATVSKHGRGKKITVFTYKRRKDSKRKKGHRQPYTKLTIDKINA, from the coding sequence ATGTTTGCTATTATTGAAACAGGTGGAAAACAAATCAAAGTAGAAGAAGGCCAAGAAATTTTCGTTGAAAAATTAGACGTTAATGAAGGTGAAGCTTTCACATTTGATAAAGTATTATTTGTAGGTGGCGACTCAGTTAAAGTTGGTGCGCCAACAGTTGAAGGTGCTACAGTTAACGCTACAGTAAGTAAGCACGGTCGTGGTAAAAAAATCACAGTCTTCACTTACAAACGTCGTAAAGACTCAAAACGTAAAAAAGGACATCGTCAACCTTACACAAAACTAACAATTGATAAAATTAACGCGTAA
- a CDS encoding FtsW/RodA/SpoVE family cell cycle protein: MLKIYKKLKTSLKYLDLGIICCFIILSIIGIVMVYSASMVSASKGALTGGVPIEANFFMKRQFIFAVLGFLLIIFISVYFNINAFKKSNNQKLIVLGTLFLLFLTQLIGKDVNGSKNWINLGIFSLQSSEFLKLAAIFYLAFILDKLLKNNKNYKLVNLIPPLGLLGIGLVFVLMQGDLGGTLLTVGIIASILSYSDIKNKIKLQIISITAIPTIIYIFYTLVFDANTLYRMKRIKVVLDPFKYENGDGYQLTNALISISNGGVFGRGLGNGILKLGYLPEPHTDFIFTVIAEELGLAGVIFVLLLYAFIIYKGFFYANKTNNNFYKLICIGVISYLFMQIFINTGGVSGLIPLTGVTLPLLSYGGSSMLSVSLAIGSMLAVIREIKKDELKDKI, from the coding sequence ATGTTGAAAATATACAAAAAACTTAAGACATCTTTGAAATATTTAGACTTAGGCATTATTTGTTGCTTTATAATCTTGAGTATTATTGGCATAGTAATGGTTTACAGTGCAAGTATGGTTTCAGCTTCAAAAGGTGCATTAACAGGTGGCGTGCCTATCGAAGCTAATTTTTTTATGAAAAGACAATTTATTTTTGCGGTACTTGGCTTTTTATTAATTATATTTATAAGTGTTTATTTTAATATTAATGCTTTTAAAAAAAGTAATAATCAAAAATTAATAGTATTAGGAACCCTATTTCTATTATTTCTAACGCAATTGATAGGTAAAGACGTAAATGGTTCAAAAAACTGGATTAATTTAGGAATATTTAGTTTGCAATCCTCGGAATTCCTCAAATTGGCTGCCATTTTTTATCTTGCTTTCATTCTTGATAAATTATTAAAAAATAATAAAAACTACAAATTGGTAAACTTGATTCCACCACTTGGTTTATTAGGAATAGGCTTAGTGTTTGTTCTAATGCAGGGCGATTTAGGCGGAACTTTACTAACAGTAGGCATTATTGCATCGATTCTATCGTATTCAGATATTAAAAATAAAATAAAGCTTCAAATTATTTCAATTACTGCAATACCAACGATAATTTACATATTTTATACTTTAGTATTCGATGCTAATACGTTATATCGAATGAAGCGTATAAAAGTCGTGTTAGATCCTTTCAAATATGAAAATGGCGATGGTTATCAACTGACAAATGCACTTATATCAATCAGTAATGGTGGTGTATTTGGACGTGGATTAGGTAATGGTATTTTAAAACTTGGATATTTACCTGAGCCTCATACAGATTTTATATTTACAGTAATTGCAGAAGAATTGGGTTTAGCAGGCGTAATATTTGTTTTGCTATTATATGCATTTATCATATATAAAGGATTTTTTTACGCAAATAAAACAAATAATAATTTTTATAAGCTAATTTGTATTGGCGTAATTAGTTATTTATTTATGCAAATATTTATTAACACTGGCGGCGTTTCTGGCTTAATTCCATTAACAGGGGTGACGTTACCATTACTTAGTTACGGTGGATCATCAATGTTAAGCGTCAGTCTAGCTATAGGAAGCATGTTAGCTGTTATTAGAGAAATAAAAAAAGATGAGCTAAAAGATAAAATTTGA
- a CDS encoding DUF4930 family protein — MRFIFGVIKNIIAVVAIIAIVFFALKYAPFLKEQEWNPLHENRPTFKDSPADPQMSNGKRYSLESNDLLNNVPPSQSKKVFDWIDKKEFMSVSGLERMGYNDKYIAGQRQDKFVIYKFGSDSMRVYTTEIEMEQDLAKLGQHITLKPRQSYE; from the coding sequence ATGAGGTTTATTTTCGGTGTTATAAAAAATATTATAGCAGTAGTTGCTATAATAGCTATCGTCTTTTTTGCTTTGAAATATGCGCCGTTCTTAAAAGAGCAAGAATGGAATCCTCTTCATGAAAATAGGCCTACATTTAAAGATAGCCCTGCCGACCCACAAATGAGTAATGGCAAGCGTTACTCGCTAGAAAGTAATGATCTATTAAATAATGTGCCACCAAGTCAAAGTAAAAAGGTTTTTGATTGGATTGATAAAAAAGAGTTTATGTCTGTCTCAGGATTAGAACGTATGGGATATAATGATAAGTATATTGCAGGACAAAGGCAAGACAAATTTGTAATCTATAAATTTGGTTCGGATTCTATGCGCGTATATACTACCGAGATAGAAATGGAACAAGATTTAGCTAAACTAGGACAACACATCACATTAAAACCACGACAATCATATGAGTAA
- the ruvA gene encoding Holliday junction branch migration protein RuvA yields the protein MYAYIKGNLTQLFPTHLVVETAGIGYEIQTPNSYRFQRYLDQEVKVFTSFIVREDAQLLYGFINEEEKDMFLNLIKVTGIGPKSALAILATSTPSEVIQAIENENDTYLTKFPGIGKKTARQIVLDLKGKVQVTEEKAENLLTHDNVNDTNDGVVKEAILALEALGYSKRELNKVEKSLSKETCESVDEAVKRGLQLLVS from the coding sequence TTGTACGCATATATAAAAGGTAATTTAACTCAATTATTTCCAACCCATTTAGTTGTTGAAACGGCAGGAATTGGTTACGAAATACAAACACCGAATTCATATCGCTTCCAACGATATTTAGATCAAGAAGTGAAGGTATTTACTTCATTTATAGTAAGGGAAGATGCTCAACTGTTATATGGTTTTATTAACGAAGAGGAAAAGGATATGTTCCTTAACTTAATAAAAGTAACAGGCATCGGTCCTAAATCTGCACTTGCTATTTTAGCTACAAGTACGCCTTCAGAAGTTATCCAAGCAATCGAGAATGAAAATGATACTTATTTAACTAAATTTCCGGGCATCGGTAAAAAAACTGCACGTCAAATTGTGTTAGATTTAAAAGGTAAAGTGCAAGTAACTGAAGAGAAAGCAGAAAATCTATTAACACACGATAATGTTAATGACACAAATGATGGCGTAGTTAAAGAAGCAATTTTAGCACTTGAAGCGTTAGGTTATTCCAAACGTGAACTTAATAAAGTTGAAAAATCATTAAGTAAAGAAACTTGTGAATCAGTCGATGAAGCAGTAAAAAGAGGTTTGCAATTGTTAGTTTCTTAA
- the obgE gene encoding GTPase ObgE produces MFVDQVKISLKAGDGGNGITAYRREKYVPFGGPAGGDGGDGASVIFEVDEGLRTLLDFRYQSHFKAKRGEGGQSSNMHGKNAEHLILQVPPGTIVRSVETGEVLADLVEHGQRATVAKGGRGGRGNSRFASPRNPAPDFSENGEPGEEIEVTLELKLLADVGLVGFPSVGKSTLLSIVSKAKPKIGAYHFTTIKPNLGVVATPDNRSFVMADLPGLIEGASDGVGLGHQFLRHVERTKVIVHMIDMSGSEGRDPLEDYQIINKELKAYEHRLEERPQIVVANKMDMPNSEDNLALFKDALKDEAVDIIPLSTFTRENIDKLLYLVANKLEEVKDIDFNEEEEDLGINRVVYKHTPNQDNFTISRDDDGAYVVRGKSIERMFKMTDFNSDPAVRRFARQMRSMGIDDALRDRGCENGDIVRILGGEFEFVE; encoded by the coding sequence ATGTTTGTCGATCAAGTGAAAATTTCACTAAAAGCTGGTGATGGTGGTAACGGGATTACAGCATATAGACGAGAAAAATATGTACCGTTTGGAGGCCCAGCCGGTGGTGATGGTGGCGATGGTGCTTCGGTTATTTTTGAAGTGGATGAAGGGCTAAGAACTTTATTAGACTTTAGATACCAAAGCCATTTTAAAGCTAAAAGAGGTGAAGGTGGTCAAAGCAGTAATATGCATGGTAAAAATGCTGAGCATTTAATTTTGCAAGTACCACCAGGCACAATTGTTAGAAGTGTTGAAACGGGTGAAGTGTTAGCAGATTTAGTTGAACATGGACAACGTGCTACCGTTGCTAAAGGTGGTCGCGGTGGTAGAGGTAATTCACGCTTTGCATCTCCACGTAACCCTGCACCTGATTTTAGTGAAAACGGTGAACCCGGTGAAGAAATCGAAGTAACATTAGAATTAAAATTATTAGCAGACGTAGGATTAGTAGGTTTCCCTAGTGTGGGTAAATCAACTTTACTTTCTATTGTATCAAAAGCAAAACCAAAAATTGGCGCATATCACTTCACTACAATCAAACCAAATCTCGGTGTTGTAGCGACACCAGATAATAGAAGTTTTGTTATGGCTGACTTACCAGGTTTAATAGAAGGCGCTTCAGACGGCGTTGGTCTAGGCCATCAATTTTTACGTCACGTCGAACGTACAAAAGTTATTGTGCATATGATTGATATGAGTGGTTCTGAAGGACGAGATCCATTAGAAGATTATCAAATAATCAATAAAGAACTAAAAGCTTATGAACACCGACTAGAAGAAAGACCACAAATTGTCGTTGCGAATAAAATGGATATGCCTAATTCGGAGGACAATTTAGCTTTATTTAAAGATGCATTAAAAGATGAAGCAGTGGATATTATTCCATTATCTACTTTTACGCGTGAAAATATAGATAAATTACTTTATTTAGTAGCTAATAAATTAGAAGAAGTTAAAGACATAGACTTCAACGAAGAAGAAGAAGATCTTGGAATAAATAGGGTTGTTTATAAACATACGCCTAATCAAGATAATTTCACTATCTCAAGAGATGATGATGGTGCTTATGTCGTACGTGGTAAATCAATTGAACGCATGTTCAAGATGACTGACTTCAATAGTGACCCAGCTGTACGTAGATTTGCTAGACAAATGCGTTCAATGGGCATTGATGATGCGTTACGAGATAGAGGCTGTGAAAACGGAGATATTGTTAGAATTCTTGGTGGAGAATTTGAATTCGTAGAATAG
- the rpmA gene encoding 50S ribosomal protein L27 yields the protein MLKLNLQFFASKKGVSSTKNGRDSESKRLGAKRADGQYVTGGSILFRQRGTKIYPGENVGRGGDDTLFAKIDGVVKFERKGRDKKQVSVYSAAE from the coding sequence ATGTTAAAATTAAACTTACAGTTTTTCGCATCGAAAAAAGGGGTAAGTTCTACTAAAAACGGACGTGACTCTGAATCAAAACGTTTAGGTGCTAAACGTGCTGACGGTCAATACGTTACTGGCGGTTCTATTTTATTCCGTCAACGTGGTACTAAAATTTACCCTGGTGAAAATGTAGGTCGCGGTGGTGACGATACATTATTCGCTAAAATCGACGGCGTTGTTAAATTCGAACGTAAAGGTCGCGACAAAAAACAAGTATCTGTTTATTCAGCTGCTGAGTAA
- a CDS encoding ACT domain-containing protein, with product MDSKDYKKFYLIREDVLPESVVKTIKIKDALKSDPKLSIFEAVKKYDLSRSAFYKYRDTIFPVDEKMESTKEFTLILYVNDIVGMLAEVLNTLSRLSLSVLTIHQSIPMDQRATITVSLDAKGTDLEIDDVVASLQTIEHVSKVELISMTI from the coding sequence ATGGATAGTAAAGATTATAAAAAGTTTTATTTAATTAGAGAAGATGTATTGCCAGAATCTGTTGTGAAAACAATAAAAATTAAAGATGCTTTAAAAAGTGATCCTAAGCTATCCATATTTGAAGCAGTGAAAAAGTATGATCTATCAAGAAGTGCATTTTATAAATATAGAGATACTATTTTTCCAGTGGACGAAAAGATGGAGAGTACGAAAGAATTTACATTAATCTTATATGTTAATGATATCGTGGGTATGTTAGCAGAAGTTTTAAATACCCTGTCTAGATTAAGTTTATCGGTATTGACTATTCATCAAAGTATTCCTATGGATCAAAGAGCAACGATTACTGTCTCTTTAGATGCCAAAGGAACTGACTTAGAAATTGATGACGTCGTTGCGTCATTACAAACGATTGAACATGTATCTAAAGTAGAATTAATAAGTATGACAATATAA